The genomic window GGTCGGTGAACGGCTTCGGCATGAACGTCGCGGAGACGCCCTGGAAGAGCGCGACCTCCTTGATGACGTGCCGGAACGTCATGATGTTGTCGGCGGTGGCCAGCGCGTCGGCGTAGCGGAGGTCGATCTCCTGCTGGCCGGGCGCGGTCTCGTGGTGGCTGAACTCCACCGAGATGCCGATCCGCTCCAGCGCCAGGACGGCCTGCCGCCGGAAGTCACGGGCGGTGGCATGCGTGGTGTGGTCGAAGTAGCCGCCGGAGTCGACCGGCGTGGGCCGGCGACCGTCGGTGGGGTGGTCGGCGAGCAGGAAGAACTCGATCTCGGGGTGCGTGTAGAACGTGAACCCCTTGTCGGCGGCCTTCCGCAGCGCGCGGCGCAGCACGTGCCGCGGGTCGGCCCAGGACGGCGACCCGTCCGGCATCTGGATGTCGCAGAACATCCGGGCGCTCTCACCGGAGCCCGCGCCCTCGAAGGGGAAGACCTGGAACGTCGAGGGGTCCGGCATCGCGACCATGTCGGCCTCGTAGACGCGGGTGAAGCCCTCGATCGCCGACCCGTCGAACCCGATGCCCTCTTCGAACGCGGCCTCGAGCTCCGCCGGCGCGACCGAGACGCTCTTCAGCGTCCCGAGCACATCGGTGAACCACAGCCGGACGAAGCGAATGTCTCGCTCTTCCAGCGTGCGCAGCACGAAATCCTGCTGACGGTCCACGACGCCTACCCCTCCAGTTGGTGCTCGAAGCCTGGCCCCGGAGTCTTCCGGGACGGTGTTACGACGACGTTACGGCCTTGGGGCACCATGTGGGGAATCGCCGGTTGTGGCCCCGGATTGACGCCCTCATCACATCCGGCCGGATCAACTTTCATCCTATTCGGCGAGTTCGTGCACAGACGAGATATACCGCCTGCACAAAAACGGGCGAAAGACCCACCGCCGACGTTACTCGTCAGTAGCGTCGGGCTCGTGATTTCCAAACCCATGCTCGTGGTCGTCGGTCTGCTGCTCCTCGGTGCGACTGCCTGTTCTTCCTCGGACGACGCTCCGCAGGCGAGCGGTACCAGCACCTCCGTGCCGACCACCGCACCCGCCTCCACACCGTCGAGCACCGGCGGCAGCGGCACGGACGCGGTCTGCGACCGGGTCGTGAAGATCGTCCAGGACTCCAGCCGGAACGCGCTCGCCGTCCTCACCCCCGCGCTCCAGACCGGCGACCAGGCCAAGGTGAACGCCGCGAAGAGCAAGGCCCAGCAGTACTACGCCGCCGCGGCCGACGAACTGCGGAAAGAGGCCGCAGCGACGTCCGACACCGGGCTCGCCACCGACATCCGGGCAGCGGCCGGGTACTTCGACAAGGCAGCCCGGAACGTGGGGGCGACCGGCAGCGACAACTCGCTGGGGACGCTCTCCGAGCGCTGCGCGTGAACCGCGCGCAGCGGGTAACCCTCCCCTGACCGAACCTCCGCAAGGGTGACGAACCCCACGCCCGCAGCGGCCGCTCCGGTGCGACGATGAGGCCGTACCCGGGGACCCGCGCACGTGGGCCTCGAGGAGGAAAGGGGACGATGATGTCCGAAGAGACGTCTCTGTACGGCGGACCGGCGCATCGCCGGGTCCGTGCCCGTGACCTGGTCGCCGCCAAGGAGCGCGGCGAGCGGTGGGCGATGCTCACGTCCTACGACCAGTACACGGCCGCCCTGTTCGACCGGGTCGGCATCCCCGTGCTGCTGGTCGGCGACTCCGCGTCGAACAACGTGTTCGGCAACGAGACCTCGCTGCCGGTGACCGTCGACGAGTTGATCCCGCTGGTTCGAGCCGTGAGCGGGGCAGCGAAGCGCGCGATGGTCGTGGCCGACTTCCCGTTCGGTTCGTTCGAGGCCGGTCCCGAGCAGGCGCTCGCCACCGGCGTGCGGTTCCTCAAGGAGGGGCGCGCGCACGCGGTCAAGCTCGAAGGCGGAGCGCGGGTCGCACCGCAGGTCGAGGCGCTGACCGGCGCGGGCATCCCGGTGTTCGCCCACGTCGGGTTCACACCGCAGCACGAGAACCTGCTGTCCGGCTACCGCGTCCAGGGTCGCGGCGACGACGCCGACCGGATCGTCGACGACGCGGTCACGCTGGCCGAGGCCGGTGCGATCGCGGTGGTTCTGGAGATGGTGACGTCCGACGTCGCCAAGCGCATTACGGACGCCGTCCGCATCCCCACGGTCGGCATCGGCGCCGGCGCGTACACCGACGCTCAGGTGCTGGTCTGGCAGGACATGGCAGGCCTGCGCACCGGGCGGCTGCCGAGGTTCGTCAAGCAGTACGCGGATCTGGACGCGATCCTGGACGACGCGGCGCGCCGCTTCGCCGAGGACGTCCGGGCCGGGGCCTTCCCGGCCGAGGAACACACGTTCCACTGACCTCGTGACAGCCGGCGGCTAGCGGTGGTGGCGATGGCCACCACCGCGGCCGCCGAACATGAAGATGCCGATCAGCAACAGCGGCCAGAGCGCGAAGAAGCCGCGGCTCGCCGCCGCCACCGCGCCGGCCACCAGCAGCACCGCGATCCCGATCACCGCGACGCGGATCCACGGATCGGCCTGCTCGCCGCGCCACGGGACCGGGGCGGCCGGAGCAGGCGTCCGCAGCGGCAGCACCTCGTCCAGCGCGACCGGCAGGTCGGCCAGTAACGGCCGTAGCTCCGCGACCGTACGCGCGGAGTACGCGGCGTCGACCCGCTGCTCGTACTCCTCGATCGTCAACCGGCCGTCGGAGGTGTGCTGACGCAGCAGGTCGGCTACCCGTTGCCGGTCACTGTCGGAGGCCCGCAGAGGACGGACGGGTTCGGAGCCGTGCTGCGCCATGGGTGCCTCCCGAAGTACTCAGCGAACCCTTTTCAACCCACCGGCCTTCGCTCAGCCTCAGCGACCTCCGCAGACGCCGACCGAAAAGAGTCCGCTACCGACGGTACCCCGGGAGCGCCGGTCAGTCGTTCCAGCGACGGTCCTCGGCATCCGCGGCGGCGTTACGCGCGGCGACGGTGTCCAACGCTTTCTCGGCGGCCTCGCGGGTCGTGTACGGGCCGAGCCGGTCAGCGGCCTTGCCCTTGTCCTCGTCGGTTTCGACCCGCTTGTGCTTGAGGTTCCACCAGTACCGGGTTTCCTCCGCCATACCGATCACCTGACCTCTCTGTCGGATCCATCCCGCAGATGCCCGGCCGCATCGTCCGACAAACGAGCACCGCCCGCGTGGGCCAGCGCCGCGGCCCGCTCCCCCGCCGCCACCGCGGCGGCCTCGTCGCCGAGGGCGCGGGCCAGTTCGCTCTGCTTGAGCCAGTTGTACGGACTGCACGGCCGGACGTTCAACCGTTCGCTGACCAACGATCGGGCGATCGCAAGGCGACCGGCCCGCAGAGCCGCTTCGATCAGCGTCTTGTAGACCGCGTCCCGCTGCGCGTGGCTGCCGCCGAACTCGTTGACGTGACCCCGGATCGGATACAGCAGGTCGACGACCGTGTCGTACTCGCCGCGGCCGAACGCGAGCAGCGCCTGGCAGACCGGCAGGCCGACCCGGGCGGTCATCTCCTGGTTGCTCACGCCGGGGTGCGGCGTGCGCAGCCACGCGACCCGGTCGGCGATCAGCGCTTCGGCGAGGTCGAATCGTCCGGCGCCGACGTAGGCCATCACGGCGTGCGCGTCGTTGAACGCGTAGAAGGCGGTCGCCGTTCGCTGCTGCCACGGCTCGACTAGGTCGGCGAACCGCTCCGGCTGCGGGTCACCGGCCAGCGCGAAGCGCCACAGCAGCGCGGCGGCGTCGAGCAGCTCGAGGGAAACACCGGACGACTTCGGCCCGTGCAACACCGTGTCGTAGATGTCCAGCGCACGGTTCCGATCGCCGGCCTCGATCGCGTAGAGCCCGTAGTGCCACCAGTTGTGGACGTTGAAGAACGTGTCGGTCGACCAGTCGTCCAGCCGGTCGTCGAGATAGCGGGTGCCCTCGCCGAAGCGGCCCTGCATCTCGTACGTGTGCACGACCGCGTGGATACCCCAGACGTCCCGGTGGTCACGCTCGACGGCCTCGCGTCCGACGTCCTCTGACCGGTCGTAGTGACCGGCCTCTTCGAGGCCGAACGCATACATGCCGAGGACGTTGGGATAGTGCCGGTCGTCCGGACGCCACGACGTCAGGGCGCCCCCGACCCGGTCGCGCAGGCTCGTGGCGTTGCCGGTGAAGAAGTCGATCTGGTGGCCGACCGCCAGCGCGAGCGCGTCCCGCGGGTACTCCACCGTGAGCTCGGCGAGGATCCGTCCGGCGCCGTGGAAGTCGCCGTCGGCCAGCGTCCGGACCGCGCCGAGGTGGGCGCGCTCCCTCTCGTTCGCGGCGCCGGGCTGGTAGCTCGCGAGGTACGTCCGGGCCGCCACCGCGTCGTCGACGTCGGTGGTGAGCAGTCCGAGGTATCCGCGGAGCGCGACCGCCATCGGGAACGTCGGGTCTTCGGCGAGCGCGGCGTCGGACTCGGCGACCACCTCGGCCCGGAAGTGCAGCAGTTCGTCGACCGCGCGGTCGTAGTGGTCGAGAGCCGCCTGGCTGCCCACGGTCGTCTGCAGGCCGTGTTGGTCGAGCCCCATCGCAACCCCCTACTTTGTCGGTAGGAAAACTCTAGTCGGTTACGGTGTGGCCGGCGGCTCGCAGCAGGACGACCGCCTTCTCGGCGGACGACGCCGGCACCAGGACGAGGTCGGCGTTGTAGGTGGACGCCGCGAACACCGGCAGGTCGGCTTCGCTCAGCGGGGAGAGGATGCTGACGAGCATTCCCGGGACGTCGAGCTCGTGCCCGATGTCTCCCTCGAACGCGCGCCAGCCGTCGGCGCCGTTGGCGGCGGTACGGATCACGGTCAGGCCGCTCGCTCCACGGACCAGCGCGACCCAGTCGCCGCTGCCGACGATCTCGTCGGTGTCGTGTCGCTCGATCGCGAAGGTTTCCGAGCGGAGCGTCAGGTGCTGGGGCACAAAAGTCGCCATGTTCCGAGCCTACGGCCGCGTCGGGCGGCGCGGCGTGCAGTGGCCGGTGTCCCACGCCCATGCCGCGATCGCGACGCGATTCTCGACACCGAGCTTTTGCTGGATGTTCGCGAGGTGCGTCTTGACCGTGCCCGCGGTGATGTAGAGCGTCGCGCCGATCTCGGCGTTCGTCCTGCCCTCCGCGACCAGCGCGACGATGTCCAGCTCGCGGTCGGTGAGCGGGTGCTCGGCGGGGCTCGGCGTCGCGAGCTCGCGGAGCAGCCGGACCGTGACCTCGGGGCTGATCAGCGCGTCCCCCGCCGCCGCGGCCCGGACCGCCTCGGTCAGCAACCCGGCGCCGGAGTGTTTCAGCAGGAAGCCGCACGCGCCGTTGCGGAGTGCGGTGTGCACGTAGGCGTCCAGGTCGTAAGTGGTCACCACCACGACGCGGGTTGCCGGGACGGCCTCGCCGAGGACCCGAGTGAGCTCCAGACCGTCCATCCCGGGCATCCGGATGTCGACGAGCGCGACGTCGGGGAGTTGCTCTTTGGCCAGGGTCAGTGCCGCGTTGCCGTCCGCGGCCTCACCCACGACCCTGATGTCCGGCGCCGCGCCGAGGATCGTGCGGAAGCTGAACCGCACGGCGTCCTGGTCGTCCGCGATCAACACTCGGATCATCGCTGCATCACGGCCCGTACCT from Cryptosporangium aurantiacum includes these protein-coding regions:
- a CDS encoding glutamine synthetase family protein; the protein is MDRQQDFVLRTLEERDIRFVRLWFTDVLGTLKSVSVAPAELEAAFEEGIGFDGSAIEGFTRVYEADMVAMPDPSTFQVFPFEGAGSGESARMFCDIQMPDGSPSWADPRHVLRRALRKAADKGFTFYTHPEIEFFLLADHPTDGRRPTPVDSGGYFDHTTHATARDFRRQAVLALERIGISVEFSHHETAPGQQEIDLRYADALATADNIMTFRHVIKEVALFQGVSATFMPKPFTDLAGNGMHTHLSLFEGERNAFHDPGDPMTLSKTAKAFIAGMLFHAREYTAVTNQWVNSYKRLFGAIQPNTVNEAPSSICWGHLNRSALVRVPRYGKPHSARVEIRSVDAACNPYLTFAVLLTAGLKGIEEGYELPPGAEDDVWSLSPDERRALGYQDLPHDLSEALGYMEKSELVAEALGEQIFDFFLKNKRAEWDDYRRQVTAYERRRYLPFL
- the panB gene encoding 3-methyl-2-oxobutanoate hydroxymethyltransferase, which codes for MSEETSLYGGPAHRRVRARDLVAAKERGERWAMLTSYDQYTAALFDRVGIPVLLVGDSASNNVFGNETSLPVTVDELIPLVRAVSGAAKRAMVVADFPFGSFEAGPEQALATGVRFLKEGRAHAVKLEGGARVAPQVEALTGAGIPVFAHVGFTPQHENLLSGYRVQGRGDDADRIVDDAVTLAEAGAIAVVLEMVTSDVAKRITDAVRIPTVGIGAGAYTDAQVLVWQDMAGLRTGRLPRFVKQYADLDAILDDAARRFAEDVRAGAFPAEEHTFH
- a CDS encoding DUF1707 SHOCT-like domain-containing protein, which codes for MAQHGSEPVRPLRASDSDRQRVADLLRQHTSDGRLTIEEYEQRVDAAYSARTVAELRPLLADLPVALDEVLPLRTPAPAAPVPWRGEQADPWIRVAVIGIAVLLVAGAVAAASRGFFALWPLLLIGIFMFGGRGGGHRHHR
- a CDS encoding tetratricopeptide repeat protein, with amino-acid sequence MGLDQHGLQTTVGSQAALDHYDRAVDELLHFRAEVVAESDAALAEDPTFPMAVALRGYLGLLTTDVDDAVAARTYLASYQPGAANERERAHLGAVRTLADGDFHGAGRILAELTVEYPRDALALAVGHQIDFFTGNATSLRDRVGGALTSWRPDDRHYPNVLGMYAFGLEEAGHYDRSEDVGREAVERDHRDVWGIHAVVHTYEMQGRFGEGTRYLDDRLDDWSTDTFFNVHNWWHYGLYAIEAGDRNRALDIYDTVLHGPKSSGVSLELLDAAALLWRFALAGDPQPERFADLVEPWQQRTATAFYAFNDAHAVMAYVGAGRFDLAEALIADRVAWLRTPHPGVSNQEMTARVGLPVCQALLAFGRGEYDTVVDLLYPIRGHVNEFGGSHAQRDAVYKTLIEAALRAGRLAIARSLVSERLNVRPCSPYNWLKQSELARALGDEAAAVAAGERAAALAHAGGARLSDDAAGHLRDGSDREVR
- a CDS encoding ACT domain-containing protein, producing MATFVPQHLTLRSETFAIERHDTDEIVGSGDWVALVRGASGLTVIRTAANGADGWRAFEGDIGHELDVPGMLVSILSPLSEADLPVFAASTYNADLVLVPASSAEKAVVLLRAAGHTVTD
- a CDS encoding response regulator; this translates as MIRVLIADDQDAVRFSFRTILGAAPDIRVVGEAADGNAALTLAKEQLPDVALVDIRMPGMDGLELTRVLGEAVPATRVVVVTTYDLDAYVHTALRNGACGFLLKHSGAGLLTEAVRAAAAGDALISPEVTVRLLRELATPSPAEHPLTDRELDIVALVAEGRTNAEIGATLYITAGTVKTHLANIQQKLGVENRVAIAAWAWDTGHCTPRRPTRP